One window of Hydractinia symbiolongicarpus strain clone_291-10 chromosome 3, HSymV2.1, whole genome shotgun sequence genomic DNA carries:
- the LOC130636343 gene encoding sperm axonemal maintenance protein CFAP97D1-like isoform X2 — MHRAYQPITPANNKLLKKRWDMTRYDMHRKKVQSANAVLDNHPPKTYLHLHLKLKKMQIEEERLATVERDNRILLEKMSYIMRTKGRVDNRNDYEHKSLNKTKRQRELLRVTHENQEEDWATNQQYMDNIAKYPKDWYKLIVRKTRPRKKDATSDEQTDTEEATKHMESLPNDRRRSKNSCSSSEGRKSRVGSKKKERGGF, encoded by the exons atgCACAGGGCATATCAACCAATAACTCCAGCAAACAATAAGCTCCTGAAAAAAAGATGGGACATGACAAGATATGACATGCATCGGAAAAAG GTTCAATCTGCAAATGCAGTGCTTGATAATCATCCGCCAAAGACATATCTACATCTGCAtttgaaattaaagaaaatgcaa ATTGAGGAAGAGCGATTAGCTACGGTGGAAAGAGATAACAGAAttcttttagaaaaaatgtCATACATCATGCGCACGAAAGGACGGGTGGATAATCGCAATGATTACGAGCATAAAagcttaaacaaaacaaaacgacAAAGGGAACTGTTAAGAGTAACTCACGAAAACCAG GAGGAAGATTGGGCAACAAACCAGCAATACATGGACAACATCGCGAAATATCCGAAGGATTGGTATAAACTTATTGTGCGTAAAACAAGACCTCGTAAAAAGGATGCTACATCCGATGAACAAACAGACACTGAAGAGGCGACGAAACACATGGAAAGTTTGCCAAATGATCGACGAAGATCGAAAAATAGTTGCAGCTCTAGTGAAGGTCGAAAAAGTAGAGTTGGCTCGAAGAAGAAAGAGCGTggtggtttttaa
- the LOC130636343 gene encoding sperm axonemal maintenance protein CFAP97D1-like isoform X1 — MHRAYQPITPANNKLLKKRWDMTRYDMHRKKVQSANAVLDNHPPKTYLHLHLKLKKMQIEEERLATVERDNRILLEKMSYIMRTKGRVDNRNDYEHKSLNKTKRQRELLRVTHENQAILKRITSKEPHLNHLNWEEDWATNQQYMDNIAKYPKDWYKLIVRKTRPRKKDATSDEQTDTEEATKHMESLPNDRRRSKNSCSSSEGRKSRVGSKKKERGGF; from the exons atgCACAGGGCATATCAACCAATAACTCCAGCAAACAATAAGCTCCTGAAAAAAAGATGGGACATGACAAGATATGACATGCATCGGAAAAAG GTTCAATCTGCAAATGCAGTGCTTGATAATCATCCGCCAAAGACATATCTACATCTGCAtttgaaattaaagaaaatgcaa ATTGAGGAAGAGCGATTAGCTACGGTGGAAAGAGATAACAGAAttcttttagaaaaaatgtCATACATCATGCGCACGAAAGGACGGGTGGATAATCGCAATGATTACGAGCATAAAagcttaaacaaaacaaaacgacAAAGGGAACTGTTAAGAGTAACTCACGAAAACCAG GCAATTCTGAAAAGAATCACTTCAAAGGAACCACACTTAAATCACTTAAATTgg GAGGAAGATTGGGCAACAAACCAGCAATACATGGACAACATCGCGAAATATCCGAAGGATTGGTATAAACTTATTGTGCGTAAAACAAGACCTCGTAAAAAGGATGCTACATCCGATGAACAAACAGACACTGAAGAGGCGACGAAACACATGGAAAGTTTGCCAAATGATCGACGAAGATCGAAAAATAGTTGCAGCTCTAGTGAAGGTCGAAAAAGTAGAGTTGGCTCGAAGAAGAAAGAGCGTggtggtttttaa
- the LOC130636347 gene encoding serum paraoxonase/arylesterase 2-like, with protein MGYIRSILVTVLLAYFSKQFYFWLVDMGVGVPYNNVYPGKCRIIPGVECGSEKIAVTSDGLAFITSGLRLLTSCNVKYVQGRLYLFDFSHPEKDAVQLEIYGQSQFDLKSFEPHGMDIYEVAETNLVQVYVVNHANHHESIEVFLYNRDAPHKIEHKETIRDEKFVCLNDVAVASENKFFATNCLKYCHVNFLFLVMEFLFHMKTANVLFYDNGNTKIIDDGGLLYNGIVLHNNHVLVASNGDGLMITYDRDENTNELSNRQQYFIGHHPDNIDINKETGEILIGTHKTTLPLLLATFNKSDLVGGTAIKVKLDRSLKKVEVEEILHDDGRKFVKGIASVVYYKGQYLFGSVFDKLGYCKVNND; from the coding sequence ATGGGCTATATTCGCAGCATTCTTGTTACAGTCTTGCTGGCATACTTTTCAAAACAGTTCTATTTTTGGTTGGTTGATATGGGTGTTGGTGTACCTTATAACAATGTTTATCCTGGGAAATGTCGAATTATTCCTGGAGTTGAATGTGGTTCTGAGAAGATTGCAGTCACATCAGATGGTTTAGCTTTTATTACAAGTGGTTTAAGATTACTGACATCCTGTaatgtaaaatatgtacaaggtcgattatatttgtttgatttttctcACCCAGAGAAAGATGCAGTTCAACTGGAAATCTATGGGCAGTCACAGTTTGATCTTAAAAGCTTTGAACCACATGGAATGGACATATATGAAGTTGCCGAGACAAACCTTGTTCAAGTTTATGTTGTTAATCACGCTAATCATCATGAGAGCATCGAGGTGTTTCTTTATAATCGTGATGCTCCACACAAAATTGAACACAAAGAAACAATTAGAGatgaaaagtttgtttgtttaaatgatGTTGCAGTTGCATCAGAAAATAAATTCTTTGCAACCAACTGTTTAAAATATTGTCATGTTAATTTTCTATTCTTAGTTATGGAATTTCTTTTCCATATGAAAACAGCGAATGTTTTATTCTACGATAATggaaacacaaaaattattgaTGATGGTGGCCTTCTTTACAATGGAATTGTTCTCCACAACAACCATGTACTGGTTGCTAGTAATGGCGATGGTTTAATGATTACATATGATAGAGATGAAAATACAAATGAATTGTCCAACCGTCAACAATATTTTATTGGCCATCATCCTGACAATATTGATATTAACAAAGAAACAGGTGAAATCCTTATTGGCACTCACAAAACAACTTTGCCCCTCCTGTTGGCTACCTTCAACAAATCAGATTTAGTTGGTGGTACAGCTATCAAAGTAAAGTTGGATCGGTCCTTAAAGAAAGTCGAAGTTGAAGAAATTTTGCATGATGATGGTCGTAAATTTGTGAAGGGAATTGCCAGTGTAGTATACTATAAAGGGCAATATTTATTTGGATCTGTTTTTGATAAACTTGGTTATTGCAAAGTAAATAATGATTGA